From the genome of Neomonachus schauinslandi chromosome 5, ASM220157v2, whole genome shotgun sequence, one region includes:
- the TSPAN9 gene encoding tetraspanin-9 isoform X2, translating to MARGCLCCLKYMMFLFNLIFWLCGCGLLGVGIWLSVSQGNFATFSPSFPSLSAANLVIAIGTIVMVTGFLGCLGAIKENKCLLLSFFIVLLIILLAELILLILFFVYMDKVNENARKDLKEGLLLYNTENNVGLKNAWNIIQAEMRCCGVTGPTDWYPVLGENTVPDRCCVENSQGCGHNTTTPLWRTGCYEKVKMWFDDNKHVLGTVGMCILIMQILGMAFSMTLFQHIHRTGKKYDA from the exons ctcTGTGGCTGTGGGCTGCTTGGAGTGGGCATTTGGCTATCCGTGTCCCAAGGCAACTTTGCCACCTTCTCCCCCAGCTTCCCCTCGCTGTCTGCAGCCAACCTAGTCATCGCCATCGGCACCATTGTCATGGTGACGGGCTTCCTCGGCTGCCTGGGGGCCATCAAGGAAAACAAGTGCCTCCTCCTCAGT tttttcatcGTCCTGTTGATCATCCTCCTAGCAGAGCTGATCTTGCTTATCCTCTTCTTTGTCTACATGGACAAG GTGAATGAGAACGCCAGGAAGGACCTGAAAGAGGGCCTGCTGCTGTACAACACAGAGAACAACGTGGGGCTGAAGAACGCCTGGAACATCATCCAGGCCGAG ATGCGCTGCTGCGGCGTCACCGGCCCCACGGACTGGTACCCGGTGCTGGGGGAGAACACGGTGCCCGACCGCTGCTGTGTGGAGAACTCCCAGGGCTGTGGGCACAACACCACCACCCCTCTGTGGAGAACG GGCTGCTACGAGAAGGTGAAGATGTGGTTTGATGACAACAAGCACGTGCTTGGCACCGTGGGGATGTGCATCCTTATCATGCAG ATTCTGGGCATGGCCTTCTCCATGACCCTCTTCCAGCACATCCACCGGACTGGTAAAAAGTACGACGCCTGA